The Bombus fervidus isolate BK054 chromosome 3, iyBomFerv1, whole genome shotgun sequence genome includes a window with the following:
- the LOC139985865 gene encoding uncharacterized protein, with amino-acid sequence MFKKNAIPEPPKNLLTNEEKEDVQASQLVIKQQLIREEGEEEQERHQHHHYHYQQQQEAEEREVEEEGENELFINKRTLNYTEVPLKFSVKENSMECLAVEPQTNCDVQLENWTRKTFGEMQLKKECAQLLKKNKVLRVQIKYLKRNFEKIKRSRDRFREMLRTVETNDEFLDRHGCENDATRALVKSQLESESIKYTTEKRDECEESN; translated from the coding sequence atgtttaagaaGAATGCTATACCCGAACCaccaaaaaatttattaacaaatgaagaaaaagaagatgtaCAAGCAAGTCAGCTCGTAATCAAACAACAGCTGATCAGAGAAGAAGGGGAAGAGGAACAAGAACGACATCAACATCACCATTACCACTATCAACAACAGCAAGAGGCAGAAGAAAGAGAggtagaagaagaaggagaaaatgaattatttattaataaacgaaCACTGAACTATACAGAGGTGCCGTTAAAATTCTCTGTCAAGGAGAATTCAATGGAATGCTTAGCAGTTGAACCACAGACGAACTGCGACGTACAACTTGAGAATTGGACAAGAAAAACTTTCGGAgaaatgcaattaaaaaaagaatgtgCTCAGCtgttgaaaaaaaataaagttttgagagtacaaataaaatatctcaaaCGAAACTTTGAAAAAATCAAGAGATCCAGAGATCGATTCCGTGAAATGTTACGTACTGTAGAAACTAATGATGAATTTTTAGACAGACATGGATGCGAAAATGACGCCACAAGAGCACTTGTTAAGTCGCAGTTGGAAAGTGAAAGCATAAAATATACAACCGAAAAACGAGATGAGTGCGAGGAGAGCAATTAG